One Halostella limicola genomic window carries:
- a CDS encoding serine/threonine-protein kinase RIO2 encodes MVQNVAGILPELEPEDFYLLSGVEQGMRFSEWVQKEKLPEFSSLTKEEVDYRVDRCLDYGLIERKTIQYEGYSLKFEGYDALALHAFAERETIEGFGASLGVGKESDVFEVQSYKPLALKFHREGFTNFREVMKERDYTSDREHVSWLYTARKAAEREFEALEAVYPDVAVPRPIDQNRHAIVMEKIDGVELSRTKLEDEQVVPVLALILDEMGEAYAHGRVHADMSEYNVFVNEQGITIFDWPQSVPTDHENADEFLERDVENVVGYFRRKYPQLVPDDVDIPGLAAAVAEGDDDRIRSHVSQ; translated from the coding sequence ATGGTGCAGAACGTGGCCGGGATACTCCCGGAACTGGAACCCGAGGACTTCTACCTGCTCTCGGGCGTCGAGCAGGGGATGCGGTTCTCCGAGTGGGTCCAGAAGGAGAAACTGCCGGAGTTCTCCAGCCTGACCAAAGAGGAGGTCGACTACCGGGTGGACCGCTGTCTCGACTACGGCCTGATCGAGCGAAAGACCATCCAGTACGAGGGGTACAGCCTCAAGTTCGAGGGGTACGACGCGCTGGCGCTGCACGCCTTCGCCGAGCGCGAGACGATAGAGGGGTTCGGAGCGTCGCTTGGCGTCGGCAAGGAAAGCGACGTGTTCGAGGTGCAGTCCTACAAGCCGCTGGCGCTGAAGTTCCACCGCGAGGGCTTCACCAACTTCCGTGAGGTGATGAAGGAGCGCGACTACACCTCCGACCGCGAGCACGTCTCCTGGCTCTACACCGCGCGCAAGGCGGCCGAACGCGAGTTCGAGGCGCTGGAAGCGGTGTACCCCGACGTCGCGGTACCGCGACCGATCGACCAGAACCGCCACGCGATCGTCATGGAGAAGATAGACGGCGTGGAGCTGTCGCGGACGAAACTCGAGGACGAACAGGTGGTGCCGGTGCTCGCGCTGATCCTGGACGAGATGGGCGAGGCGTACGCGCACGGGCGCGTGCACGCGGACATGAGCGAGTACAACGTCTTCGTCAACGAGCAGGGGATCACCATCTTCGACTGGCCGCAGTCGGTGCCGACCGACCACGAGAACGCCGACGAGTTCCTCGAACGCGACGTCGAGAACGTGGTCGGGTACTTCCGCCGGAAGTACCCCCAACTGGTGCCCGACGACGTCGACATCCCGGGTCTCGCGGCCGCCGTCGCGGAGGGGGACGACGACCGGATCCGGTCTCACGTCAGCCAGTAA
- a CDS encoding class I SAM-dependent methyltransferase produces MRQFTEEYLRHTRRGMWENRAALDPLDLEDAERVLDVGCGTGELSRVLAEESPGEVVGLDADPDLLAVAGERVPVVAGDATRLPFPDDAFDLVVCQALLINLPDPAAAVREFARVSRDRVAAVEPDNSAVAVESSVEGESRLEGRARRAYLDGVPTDVSLGGAGTRRVFDEVGIDDVETRRYDHERTVAPPYSEAALADAKRKATGEGLADDRETMLSGDLSADEYDDLRTEWRAMGRDVIDQMQDESYRRTEVVPFFVTVGRV; encoded by the coding sequence GTGCGCCAGTTCACCGAAGAGTACCTGCGGCACACGCGCCGCGGGATGTGGGAGAACCGGGCGGCGCTCGACCCCCTCGACCTGGAGGACGCAGAGCGCGTCTTAGACGTCGGCTGCGGCACGGGGGAACTGAGCCGCGTCCTCGCCGAGGAGTCGCCCGGCGAGGTGGTCGGCCTCGACGCCGATCCGGACCTGCTCGCCGTCGCGGGCGAGCGCGTCCCGGTCGTGGCGGGCGACGCGACCCGGCTCCCGTTTCCCGACGACGCCTTCGACCTCGTGGTCTGTCAGGCGCTGCTGATCAACCTGCCCGACCCGGCGGCCGCGGTGAGGGAGTTCGCCCGCGTCTCGCGGGACCGCGTGGCCGCCGTCGAACCCGACAACAGCGCCGTGGCCGTCGAGTCGAGCGTCGAAGGCGAGTCCCGACTGGAGGGGCGAGCGCGCCGCGCCTACCTCGACGGCGTCCCGACCGACGTGTCGCTGGGCGGGGCCGGCACGCGACGCGTGTTCGACGAGGTCGGGATCGACGACGTAGAGACGCGGCGGTACGACCACGAGCGCACCGTCGCACCACCGTACTCCGAGGCGGCGCTGGCCGACGCGAAGCGCAAGGCGACCGGCGAGGGCCTCGCCGACGACCGCGAGACGATGCTGTCGGGCGACCTCTCGGCGGATGAGTACGACGACCTGCGGACCGAGTGGCGCGCGATGGGCCGCGACGTCATCGACCAGATGCAGGACGAATCGTACCGCCGGACGGAGGTCGTCCCCTTCTTCGTCACCGTCGGGCGGGTCTGA
- a CDS encoding nitric-oxide reductase large subunit: MKVRRQSIAKALVVVFVLNLAVMGAGAWLSYQEAPPIPKTVEDADGETVVTDEQVRDGKKAFQQYGLMNHGSILGNGAYYGVDYTADVLDLKVEHMRAYYAEERYGDAYDALSVEERAVVDERVEQDLENGAPGEEIEYTEAELYAHEQVRQEYVERYHEGETERGVPAGMVESEEEARQFADFALWTAWIAHTDRPGSDHSYTNDWPYQPAAGNEPTGSTMTWSVISMVLLVAGAGIGVWLYRSVDLAEPETEGISVPSPDDVDVFPSQIAAARFVPVAALLFLGQVLLGGLLAHYYVERDAFFGLGELLGVDFLSLLPFAMAKTWHLDLGILWIATLWLGAGLFLPALLTGYEPRNQAKYVNALLAALVVVSVGGLAGIWLGANGYIDGDLWWILGNEGLEYLEVGRLWQFGLLAGFLGWAALVARGFKPLLDREPRYGLAHMILYAGGSIALLFVAGTLYTPDTNIVVTEFWRWWVVHMWVEGAFEFFIVAIVGLTLVSMNLLDKRSAEKAVAFEALLVMGSGIIGVSHHYWWIGQPDLWIPLGSVFSTLELIPLVFILYEALGEYSAMRGAGESFPYTLPFAFIVASGLWNFVGAGVLGFFINLPLVNYYEHGTYLTVAHAHAAMFGAFGFLALGMATYLLQITTRSAAWNERRLWWAFWTWNVGLLLMVVVSLLPVGFLQLEVAFTETYAAARSLAFYSGELVQLLFWARMPGDTLIILGTAIFAYDVGVKLLHQRTATPEEDRERSPVSDRVMSDD, encoded by the coding sequence ATGAAAGTCCGAAGACAAAGTATCGCGAAGGCGCTCGTCGTCGTCTTCGTCCTGAACCTGGCCGTGATGGGAGCGGGCGCGTGGCTCTCCTATCAGGAAGCGCCCCCCATCCCCAAGACCGTCGAGGACGCGGACGGCGAGACGGTCGTCACCGACGAACAGGTCCGCGACGGGAAGAAGGCCTTCCAGCAGTACGGGCTGATGAACCACGGGTCGATACTCGGCAACGGCGCGTACTACGGCGTCGACTACACCGCCGACGTGCTCGACCTGAAGGTAGAGCACATGCGGGCGTACTACGCCGAGGAGCGCTACGGCGACGCCTACGACGCCCTCAGCGTCGAGGAGCGCGCGGTCGTCGACGAACGGGTCGAACAGGACCTGGAGAACGGCGCCCCCGGTGAGGAGATCGAGTACACCGAAGCCGAGCTGTACGCGCACGAGCAGGTGCGCCAGGAGTACGTCGAGCGCTACCACGAGGGCGAAACCGAGCGCGGCGTCCCCGCCGGGATGGTCGAGTCCGAGGAGGAGGCTCGGCAGTTCGCCGACTTCGCGCTCTGGACGGCGTGGATCGCCCACACCGACCGACCCGGCTCCGACCACAGCTACACGAACGACTGGCCCTACCAGCCCGCCGCCGGCAACGAACCCACCGGGTCGACGATGACGTGGAGCGTCATCTCGATGGTGCTGCTCGTCGCGGGCGCGGGCATCGGCGTCTGGCTCTACCGCTCGGTCGACCTCGCCGAACCGGAGACCGAGGGCATCTCGGTGCCGAGTCCCGACGACGTCGACGTGTTCCCGAGCCAGATCGCGGCCGCGCGGTTCGTCCCCGTCGCGGCGCTGCTGTTCCTCGGACAGGTGCTGCTCGGGGGGCTGCTCGCGCACTACTACGTCGAGCGCGACGCCTTCTTCGGCCTCGGCGAGCTGCTCGGCGTGGACTTCCTGTCGCTGCTGCCGTTCGCGATGGCGAAGACCTGGCACCTCGACCTGGGCATCCTCTGGATCGCGACGCTGTGGCTCGGCGCTGGCCTCTTCCTGCCGGCGCTGCTGACGGGCTACGAACCGCGGAACCAGGCGAAGTACGTCAACGCCCTGCTCGCCGCGCTCGTCGTCGTCTCCGTCGGCGGGCTCGCGGGCATCTGGCTCGGCGCGAACGGCTACATCGACGGCGACCTCTGGTGGATCCTCGGCAACGAGGGCCTGGAGTACCTCGAAGTGGGCCGCCTCTGGCAGTTCGGCCTGCTCGCCGGCTTCCTCGGGTGGGCGGCGCTGGTCGCCCGCGGGTTCAAGCCGCTGCTCGACCGCGAGCCGCGGTACGGCCTCGCGCACATGATCCTCTACGCCGGCGGCTCCATCGCCCTGCTGTTCGTCGCCGGGACGCTGTACACGCCCGACACGAACATCGTCGTCACGGAGTTCTGGCGCTGGTGGGTCGTCCACATGTGGGTCGAGGGCGCGTTCGAGTTCTTCATCGTCGCCATCGTCGGCCTGACGCTGGTGTCGATGAACCTGCTCGACAAGCGCTCCGCCGAGAAGGCCGTCGCCTTCGAGGCCCTGCTCGTCATGGGTAGCGGCATCATCGGCGTCTCCCACCACTACTGGTGGATCGGCCAGCCCGACCTCTGGATCCCGCTGGGGAGCGTCTTCTCGACGCTCGAACTCATCCCGCTCGTGTTCATCCTCTACGAGGCGCTCGGCGAGTACTCCGCGATGCGCGGGGCCGGCGAGTCGTTCCCCTACACGCTCCCGTTCGCCTTCATCGTGGCCAGCGGCCTGTGGAACTTCGTCGGCGCGGGCGTGCTCGGGTTCTTCATCAACCTGCCGCTGGTGAACTACTACGAGCACGGCACCTACCTCACCGTCGCGCACGCTCACGCCGCGATGTTCGGCGCGTTCGGCTTCCTCGCGCTCGGCATGGCGACGTACCTGCTGCAGATCACCACCCGTAGCGCGGCCTGGAACGAGCGCCGCCTCTGGTGGGCGTTCTGGACCTGGAACGTCGGCCTCCTGCTGATGGTCGTCGTCTCCCTGCTGCCCGTCGGCTTCCTCCAGCTGGAGGTCGCGTTCACCGAGACGTACGCGGCCGCCCGGAGCCTGGCGTTCTACAGCGGAGAACTCGTCCAGCTGCTGTTCTGGGCGCGCATGCCGGGCGACACCCTGATCATCCTCGGGACGGCCATCTTCGCCTACGACGTCGGGGTCAAGCTGCTCCACCAGCGGACCGCGACGCCCGAGGAGGACCGCGAGCGGTCGCCGGTCTCCGACCGCGTGATGAGCGACGACTGA
- a CDS encoding glycosyltransferase family 4 protein — translation MRVSHYFEWEDHITGGHAQSVENQRTVMDERGIEYTTDPDLSADILHLNNMGPRSVRYARKARKRGVPVVVHAHQTAEDFRESFAFSNLLARPMRPYLEYAYSLADRLVCPSEHNRAVIDRYTGVPKTVISNGFDPDMLEGYETLREEYRERYDLDGTVAFMVGHVIERKGLRSFVETARRLSDTDFVWFGYLNPTGGGAVDRLLRSREATKIVESAPENCTFTGYVEDIRGAYAAGDVFFFPTKNENEGMALLEAMACGKPPVVRDIPTFEWLEDGEQCLKADRDFAAPLERLRDPDLRRRLGENAASTSERFELDRVGDDLVALYRELA, via the coding sequence ATGCGCGTGAGCCACTACTTCGAGTGGGAGGACCACATCACCGGCGGGCACGCCCAGTCCGTGGAGAACCAGCGGACGGTCATGGACGAGCGGGGGATCGAGTACACCACCGACCCCGACCTGTCGGCCGACATCCTCCACCTGAACAACATGGGGCCGCGGTCGGTCCGGTACGCCCGGAAGGCCCGGAAGCGCGGCGTCCCGGTCGTCGTCCACGCCCACCAGACCGCGGAGGACTTCCGCGAGAGCTTCGCCTTCTCGAACCTGCTTGCCCGGCCGATGCGGCCGTACCTGGAGTACGCCTACTCGCTCGCGGACCGGCTCGTCTGTCCCTCGGAGCACAACCGCGCGGTGATCGACCGGTACACGGGCGTCCCGAAGACCGTCATCAGCAACGGGTTCGACCCCGACATGCTGGAGGGGTACGAGACCCTGCGCGAGGAGTACCGCGAGCGCTACGACCTCGACGGCACCGTCGCGTTCATGGTCGGCCACGTCATCGAGCGCAAGGGCCTGCGCTCGTTCGTCGAGACGGCGCGCCGACTGTCCGACACCGACTTCGTCTGGTTCGGCTACCTCAACCCGACCGGCGGGGGCGCGGTCGACCGCCTGCTCCGGAGCCGCGAGGCGACGAAGATCGTCGAGAGCGCGCCGGAGAACTGCACGTTCACGGGGTACGTCGAAGACATCCGCGGCGCGTACGCCGCCGGCGACGTGTTCTTCTTCCCGACGAAAAACGAGAACGAGGGGATGGCGCTGCTGGAGGCGATGGCCTGCGGCAAGCCGCCGGTCGTCCGCGACATCCCGACGTTCGAGTGGCTGGAGGACGGCGAGCAGTGCCTGAAGGCCGACCGCGACTTCGCGGCCCCGCTGGAGCGACTGCGGGACCCCGACCTGCGTCGGCGACTGGGCGAGAACGCGGCGTCGACCAGCGAGCGGTTCGAACTCGACCGCGTCGGCGACGACCTCGTCGCGCTGTACCGCGAACTGGCGTGA
- a CDS encoding deoxyribonuclease IV, protein MRVGAHVSIAGGVDNAVDRQRDVGGNCGQIFTHSPQVWQDPNVGDDEAAAFRDGTAAKLDGPWVIHSSYLVNLCTPKDDLREKSIDAMQKEVDAADKLDIEFVNVHLGAHTGAGVEGGLDNAASALDELEIPDGVTVLVESDAGSGTKLGGDFEHLAEVLDRSEQDLDVCLDTAHMFAAGYDLSTAAGVEETVAEFDDVVGLEHLRCIHLNDSKHECGTNKDEHAHIGEGLIGEEGMRTLINHDDLADVPLVLETPNEDGKGFEWNIERVKELRET, encoded by the coding sequence ATGCGAGTCGGAGCACACGTGTCCATCGCCGGCGGCGTCGACAACGCCGTCGACCGGCAGCGCGACGTCGGCGGGAACTGCGGACAGATCTTCACTCACTCCCCCCAGGTGTGGCAGGACCCCAACGTCGGGGACGACGAGGCGGCCGCCTTCCGGGACGGCACCGCCGCGAAGCTCGACGGCCCGTGGGTCATCCACTCCTCGTACCTCGTCAACCTCTGTACGCCCAAGGACGACCTCCGAGAGAAGTCCATCGACGCCATGCAGAAGGAGGTCGACGCCGCGGACAAGCTCGACATCGAGTTCGTCAACGTCCACCTCGGCGCGCACACCGGCGCGGGCGTCGAGGGCGGCCTCGACAACGCCGCCAGCGCGCTCGACGAACTGGAGATCCCCGATGGCGTCACCGTCCTCGTCGAGAGCGACGCCGGCAGCGGCACGAAGCTCGGCGGCGACTTCGAGCACCTCGCGGAGGTGCTCGACCGCTCCGAGCAGGACCTCGACGTCTGTCTCGACACGGCCCACATGTTCGCCGCGGGCTACGACCTCTCGACCGCGGCGGGCGTCGAGGAGACGGTCGCTGAGTTCGACGACGTGGTCGGCCTCGAACATCTTCGCTGCATCCACCTCAACGACTCCAAGCACGAGTGCGGCACGAACAAGGACGAGCACGCCCACATCGGCGAAGGCCTCATCGGTGAGGAGGGGATGCGGACCCTGATCAATCACGACGACTTGGCCGACGTTCCGCTGGTGCTCGAAACCCCGAACGAGGACGGGAAGGGCTTCGAGTGGAACATCGAGCGCGTGAAGGAGCTGCGGGAAACGTAG
- a CDS encoding DUF7095 family protein, with amino-acid sequence MDREDALDRVEALVDAVENERMPVPVREVWVYGDVALGLDPVDRLDIYLTKDILLDGDADREDEFVESHGVRGVGKSVRADWAEEHPEHLRANPNGHAAPEKCLAAHLIDDDEPIHLEVCNASFEDNVTQRLRGAVDRGAYEEILDPRGACLWVDGTRSDDALQKLRNSELPFPTLSESLEMLGLEPEQAETAAAEIHAWREQQEGATVRGDVV; translated from the coding sequence CTGGACCGCGAGGACGCCTTAGACCGCGTGGAGGCACTGGTCGACGCCGTCGAGAACGAGCGGATGCCCGTCCCCGTTCGCGAGGTGTGGGTGTACGGCGACGTGGCGCTAGGGCTGGACCCCGTCGACCGCCTCGACATCTACCTGACCAAGGACATCCTCCTGGACGGCGACGCCGACCGCGAGGACGAGTTCGTCGAGTCACACGGGGTTCGGGGCGTCGGCAAGTCGGTCCGCGCGGACTGGGCCGAGGAGCACCCCGAACACCTCCGGGCGAACCCGAACGGCCACGCCGCCCCCGAGAAGTGCCTCGCCGCCCACCTGATCGACGACGACGAACCGATCCACCTGGAGGTGTGCAACGCGAGCTTCGAGGACAACGTCACGCAGCGGCTGCGCGGCGCGGTCGACCGGGGGGCCTACGAGGAGATCCTCGACCCCCGCGGGGCCTGCCTCTGGGTCGACGGCACCCGGAGCGACGACGCCCTCCAGAAGCTCCGCAACAGCGAACTCCCGTTCCCGACGCTGTCGGAGTCGCTGGAGATGCTCGGCCTCGAACCCGAGCAGGCCGAGACCGCCGCCGCCGAGATCCACGCCTGGCGCGAGCAGCAGGAGGGCGCGACGGTCCGCGGCGACGTCGTCTAG
- a CDS encoding DUF7344 domain-containing protein, which yields MSDDHGDGADDGRSDAGANGERSAPTPSLDTVFDLLSDQRRRYVLYHLVNAGDDVVDYEDLAEQVAVWEAEGDPSGDHVDRVAANLYHIHLPKLTDANVIDFDQRSGDVRFWGQPTVEEYAEHAAMQELSER from the coding sequence ATGAGCGACGACCACGGGGACGGCGCCGACGACGGCCGATCCGACGCAGGCGCGAACGGGGAGCGCTCCGCGCCGACGCCGTCGCTCGACACCGTCTTCGACCTCCTCTCCGACCAGCGGCGTCGATACGTTCTCTATCACCTCGTGAACGCGGGCGACGACGTCGTCGACTACGAGGACCTCGCCGAGCAGGTCGCCGTCTGGGAGGCGGAAGGCGACCCGAGCGGGGACCACGTCGACCGGGTCGCCGCCAACCTCTACCACATCCACCTGCCGAAGCTGACCGACGCGAACGTCATCGACTTCGACCAGCGGAGCGGCGACGTGCGGTTCTGGGGCCAGCCGACCGTCGAGGAGTACGCCGAACACGCGGCCATGCAGGAACTCTCCGAGCGGTAG
- a CDS encoding HalOD1 output domain-containing protein, whose translation MSNTEVELASTWAPSSRVIESVAEAEGVDPVALDPPLNAVVDLDALDELFSQTGGVPRASGRVEFEYCDYHVVVEGDGAVTVEPKDAPSP comes from the coding sequence ATGAGTAACACCGAGGTCGAACTGGCGTCCACGTGGGCGCCGAGTTCGCGCGTGATCGAATCGGTAGCCGAGGCGGAGGGCGTCGACCCGGTCGCGCTCGATCCGCCGCTCAACGCGGTCGTCGATCTCGACGCGCTGGACGAACTGTTCTCGCAGACCGGCGGCGTCCCCCGCGCGAGCGGCCGGGTCGAGTTCGAGTACTGCGACTACCACGTCGTCGTCGAGGGCGACGGCGCGGTCACCGTCGAACCGAAGGACGCCCCGTCGCCGTGA
- a CDS encoding lipoate--protein ligase family protein codes for MADDSGSLRSSLADRDWRFVSEESRSGAMNMALDEIAAETASSGGPRTVRVYRWDPSCLSLGYRQDPETVDWAYCKRKGIDVVRRQTGGGGIYHDNVGDISYSVVAPADELPGDLLDCYSLLCEPVVEAFRRMGVFAEFADEDLPAIHEPACYLRAVNPAHDLVCGGRKISGNAQYHQRDAVIQHGSLNFDLTIPDHLGVFSNPETTDEEFEGRVTSITNHADVTREEAVETLEECLREWADARTGGWTDQEIDDARLRAERKYESEAWNRHRDDPT; via the coding sequence ATGGCCGACGACTCTGGCTCCTTGCGGTCCTCGCTCGCCGACAGAGACTGGCGTTTCGTCAGCGAAGAGTCCCGCTCCGGCGCGATGAACATGGCGCTCGACGAGATCGCCGCCGAGACGGCGTCGTCCGGGGGGCCCCGGACAGTCCGGGTGTATCGCTGGGACCCGAGTTGCCTCTCGCTCGGCTACCGACAGGACCCGGAGACGGTCGACTGGGCGTACTGCAAGCGCAAGGGGATAGATGTCGTCCGGCGTCAGACCGGCGGGGGCGGCATCTACCACGACAACGTCGGCGACATCTCCTACAGCGTCGTCGCGCCGGCCGACGAGCTTCCGGGCGACCTGCTCGACTGCTACTCGCTGCTCTGTGAGCCCGTCGTCGAGGCGTTCCGCCGGATGGGCGTCTTCGCCGAGTTCGCCGACGAGGACCTGCCGGCGATCCACGAGCCGGCGTGCTACCTCCGGGCGGTCAACCCCGCCCACGACCTGGTCTGTGGCGGCCGCAAGATCAGCGGCAACGCCCAGTACCACCAGCGCGACGCCGTCATCCAACACGGCTCGCTCAACTTCGACCTCACGATCCCCGACCACCTCGGCGTGTTCTCGAATCCCGAGACGACCGACGAGGAGTTCGAGGGACGGGTGACGAGCATCACGAACCACGCGGACGTGACCCGGGAGGAGGCCGTCGAGACGCTGGAGGAGTGCCTCCGCGAGTGGGCCGACGCGCGGACGGGCGGGTGGACAGACCAGGAGATCGACGACGCGCGCCTCCGCGCCGAGCGCAAGTACGAGTCGGAGGCGTGGAACCGCCACCGCGACGACCCGACCTGA
- a CDS encoding MinD/ParA family ATP-binding protein, translating into MTGVYAVIGGTDDVGTTTTAAALGASLAEGPRRVAVIDADLGRSTLSGALGLSVDGPTIESVLGGRATLLDATYERSRGLAVVPGDPDRKRYRDANLRILADVVEVARKRYDAVLLDVGAGDRPAAMAWAARADRTLLVSTLDEESLAATAQARQAVEYVGTPVAGVVTTRVDAGGTPDLAAIERRLSAPVLAALPRDEAAVTSVAAGAPVIEHAPDSPTAAAYWELAAHLAADDLPTDPVVPSPLSDGFDDGRVVDPDASTAAADGTANEPADDAAPTGTAEDDDAFDWVGGDDADAVDDHAEDSGAADDDAAGRTVGGPEAVATAADGSRTGGTDPTADTPGEGPESTGDEAAADEEDEVAAAFKETMDRVREEREAERDDAVDGDGLLGRLFD; encoded by the coding sequence ATGACTGGGGTGTACGCGGTAATCGGGGGAACGGACGACGTGGGGACGACGACGACCGCGGCGGCGCTGGGGGCGTCGCTCGCGGAGGGACCGCGGCGCGTCGCGGTGATCGACGCCGATCTCGGGAGGTCGACGCTCTCGGGCGCGCTCGGCCTGTCCGTCGACGGCCCGACGATAGAGTCGGTACTCGGGGGCCGCGCGACGCTGCTCGACGCGACGTACGAGCGGTCGCGGGGTCTCGCGGTAGTGCCCGGTGACCCGGACCGCAAGCGGTACCGGGACGCGAACCTGCGGATCCTCGCCGACGTGGTCGAGGTCGCCAGGAAGCGCTACGACGCGGTGCTGCTGGACGTCGGCGCGGGCGACCGACCGGCGGCCATGGCGTGGGCGGCGCGGGCCGACCGGACTCTCCTCGTGTCGACGCTCGACGAGGAATCGCTGGCGGCGACCGCGCAGGCCCGGCAGGCGGTCGAGTACGTCGGCACGCCGGTCGCCGGCGTCGTGACGACCCGCGTCGACGCCGGCGGGACGCCCGACCTCGCGGCGATCGAGCGTCGACTCTCCGCGCCGGTGCTCGCCGCGCTCCCGCGCGACGAGGCGGCGGTCACAAGCGTGGCGGCGGGCGCGCCGGTGATCGAGCACGCGCCCGACAGCCCCACGGCGGCGGCGTACTGGGAACTCGCGGCGCACCTCGCGGCGGACGACCTGCCGACCGACCCCGTCGTCCCGTCGCCGCTGTCGGACGGATTCGACGACGGGAGGGTCGTCGATCCGGACGCGTCGACGGCGGCCGCGGACGGAACCGCGAACGAACCGGCCGACGACGCCGCGCCGACCGGGACCGCAGAGGACGACGACGCCTTCGACTGGGTCGGCGGCGACGACGCCGATGCGGTGGACGACCACGCCGAGGACAGCGGTGCGGCGGACGACGACGCGGCGGGGCGCACAGTCGGCGGCCCGGAGGCCGTCGCCACCGCGGCCGACGGTTCCCGGACGGGCGGAACTGATCCGACGGCCGACACTCCCGGAGAAGGTCCCGAATCGACGGGCGACGAGGCCGCCGCTGACGAGGAGGACGAGGTCGCGGCGGCGTTCAAGGAGACGATGGACCGCGTGCGCGAGGAGCGGGAGGCGGAGCGGGACGACGCCGTCGATGGCGACGGCCTGCTCGGCCGACTGTTCGACTAG
- a CDS encoding multicopper oxidase domain-containing protein has protein sequence MTQKIGAPGDGMSRRAFLAATGATGAALAGCTAPSNQSVGNQPNAGGAAQSDLPLTSPPEVVNVDEQGGQVTMKSVPARHMAHPGESMGGPVELPRVWAFQADDGNPSVPGPIIRTTEGEDIEVTLDNTDSQHPHTLHFHGVRKTWENDGVPTTTGITVPPGETHTYEIPANVPGTHLYHCHYQTHRHIDMGMYGIFRVDPEGYEPADREYFLTFKDWDSRLNRMYAGEDVSYSPRNRNPDVFTINGKSAPRTLHPEDGSPVIVSEGETVRLHLANGGYMSHPMHLHNHRFRRVEKDGGTIPEAARHEMDITNIAPAERHTIEFEADADPGIYLMHCHKVSHAMNGESYPGGMVGGIVYESAMDTDIFADLMEYAGYEG, from the coding sequence ATGACCCAGAAGATCGGTGCCCCCGGTGACGGCATGTCTCGCAGAGCGTTTCTCGCGGCGACCGGCGCGACCGGCGCCGCGCTCGCAGGTTGTACCGCGCCCAGCAACCAGAGCGTCGGCAACCAGCCGAACGCGGGCGGCGCGGCCCAGTCCGACCTTCCGCTGACCTCGCCGCCGGAGGTCGTGAACGTCGACGAGCAGGGCGGGCAGGTGACGATGAAGAGCGTCCCGGCTCGCCACATGGCCCACCCCGGCGAGTCGATGGGCGGCCCGGTCGAACTGCCCCGGGTGTGGGCGTTCCAGGCCGACGACGGTAACCCGAGCGTCCCCGGTCCAATCATCCGGACGACCGAGGGCGAGGACATCGAGGTGACCCTCGACAACACCGACAGCCAGCACCCGCACACGCTGCACTTCCACGGGGTGCGCAAGACGTGGGAGAACGACGGCGTCCCGACGACCACGGGGATCACGGTCCCGCCGGGCGAGACCCACACCTACGAGATCCCCGCGAACGTCCCGGGGACGCACCTCTATCACTGCCACTACCAGACCCACCGCCACATCGACATGGGGATGTACGGCATCTTCCGCGTCGACCCCGAGGGATACGAGCCCGCAGACCGGGAGTACTTCCTGACGTTCAAGGACTGGGACTCCCGGCTCAACCGGATGTACGCGGGCGAGGACGTGAGCTACAGCCCGCGGAACCGCAACCCCGACGTGTTCACGATAAACGGGAAGTCCGCGCCCCGGACGCTCCACCCCGAGGACGGCTCGCCGGTCATCGTCTCGGAGGGCGAGACGGTCCGCCTCCACCTGGCCAACGGCGGGTACATGTCCCACCCGATGCACCTCCACAACCACCGCTTCCGGCGCGTCGAGAAGGACGGCGGCACGATCCCGGAGGCGGCCCGCCACGAGATGGACATCACGAACATCGCGCCCGCGGAGCGCCACACCATCGAGTTCGAGGCGGACGCCGACCCCGGCATCTACCTCATGCACTGCCACAAGGTCAGCCACGCCATGAACGGGGAGAGCTACCCCGGCGGGATGGTCGGCGGCATCGTCTACGAGTCCGCGATGGACACGGACATCTTCGCCGACCTGATGGAGTACGCGGGCTACGAAGGCTGA